A window of Anaerohalosphaeraceae bacterium contains these coding sequences:
- a CDS encoding sigma-70 family RNA polymerase sigma factor, protein MKDGSAFQNKTLEEELLIKQSQRGDLEAAGLLIVRYQDRLYNTILKICSNPDDAAELTQETFVKALEKITDFKGKSSFYTWLFRIGVNLTLNFCKRRGRLSMHSIDASIGTEETERASTRLAGYLMCREKADPAGLAQDKEAREIVLKALRRLEEEQRVVLVLRDIEGLSYQEIAEILDIELGTVKSRISRARAGLRDLLEAVLA, encoded by the coding sequence GTGAAAGACGGCTCGGCTTTCCAAAACAAGACCCTCGAAGAAGAGCTGCTGATTAAGCAGTCTCAGCGCGGCGATTTGGAGGCCGCTGGGCTTCTGATTGTCCGGTATCAAGACAGGTTATATAACACAATCCTCAAAATTTGTTCAAATCCTGACGATGCCGCGGAACTTACCCAGGAAACATTTGTCAAAGCATTAGAGAAGATAACCGACTTTAAGGGCAAAAGCAGTTTTTACACGTGGCTCTTTCGAATTGGGGTAAATCTGACGCTGAATTTTTGCAAACGAAGAGGCCGCCTTTCCATGCATTCTATCGATGCATCGATAGGCACGGAAGAAACGGAGCGTGCCTCGACGCGGCTGGCCGGGTACCTGATGTGTCGAGAGAAAGCGGACCCTGCCGGGTTGGCTCAGGACAAAGAGGCCCGTGAGATTGTTCTGAAAGCCTTGAGACGTTTGGAGGAGGAACAGCGTGTCGTGCTGGTTTTGCGGGATATTGAAGGTCTGAGTTATCAGGAAATTGCGGAGATTCTGGATATCGAACTGGGGACTGTCAAAAGCCGAATCAGTCGGGCTCGAGCCGGACTGAGGGATTTGCTGGAAGCGGTGTTGGCATGA
- a CDS encoding LamG domain-containing protein, whose translation MMMKKSLRVQGIVSVCLAILFCGAAMGAQKVIEWKFDGDLADTSGNGLDGIAFGTPAYTSGVSGQAFVSDGTNCVYRTGISTALLPVLAADTWSVNVWVYPTENPRDWRVLWCLGEKPDASKNSRAVYASGFADFGGLIAFVGRTTTATTYISTMIPWDINQWQMITTTYDGQIVRIYKNGVLIAMRNQTFLDAPGEVRIPSNPWNSYDFFIGRFDEFTVWRGVLTAEEIRNLIIPGILAEVPTTRQVAYYKMENPSGFVMPDYSGLGNNGQLWGYTDPISEWLADGFRGDALLFDGGQKIDLPFSVSQPVNYTVSFWFKSGEQPYWTAFYSEKQMSDPGGGLAKGTQFLIRANNGELQVISKERDYNTLFLIKANAAGYLDGKTWHHLAVVADGEAAKATLYLDGQEFASADYFRSSHKTRTLSAAIGYSWADDGFLGEWGEPYIDEVTIWNGALTPAQIQALAARSNLNSDQVVGMVDAAAVSEDWMEDTVLVPGDLLAAEDMEGTLDRWSVYASPRYSGTGTISQTSNAYAGNSALQWDYVLPATTPADPNNYTSILYDFGQVKDLSGCTKVSLRMYRHKNNSEEDILFLKFLNEAMQVKAEQWIQGIGATVQPINHWTEWAIDPNSLRGPNGVGTAYEKHLTDIRYILIGVGSSDQTQARSGRIDIDEFKFIIREPVCSAIPLADLNKDCRVDLDDLFILVEEWLLGIQ comes from the coding sequence ATGATGATGAAGAAGAGTTTGAGGGTGCAGGGGATTGTGAGCGTCTGTTTGGCGATACTTTTCTGCGGGGCGGCGATGGGGGCGCAAAAGGTGATTGAATGGAAGTTTGACGGCGATTTGGCCGACACCAGCGGGAACGGACTGGATGGGATTGCATTTGGAACGCCCGCTTATACGTCCGGCGTGAGCGGGCAGGCGTTTGTATCAGACGGGACAAATTGCGTCTATCGAACGGGCATCAGCACGGCGCTGCTGCCGGTCCTGGCCGCGGATACCTGGAGCGTCAATGTCTGGGTGTATCCGACCGAAAACCCTCGAGACTGGCGGGTTCTCTGGTGTTTGGGGGAGAAGCCGGATGCGAGCAAAAACTCGCGGGCTGTTTATGCGTCCGGCTTTGCCGATTTTGGCGGGCTGATTGCGTTCGTCGGAAGGACAACCACAGCAACCACCTATATTTCTACGATGATTCCCTGGGATATTAACCAGTGGCAGATGATTACAACGACCTATGACGGGCAGATTGTTCGCATTTATAAAAACGGCGTTCTGATTGCCATGCGGAATCAGACATTTCTGGATGCACCGGGAGAGGTCCGGATTCCTTCCAATCCATGGAATTCCTATGATTTCTTCATCGGCCGGTTTGATGAGTTTACGGTCTGGCGGGGCGTTCTGACGGCGGAGGAAATCCGGAATCTGATTATTCCGGGGATTCTGGCGGAAGTTCCGACCACCCGTCAGGTGGCGTATTACAAGATGGAGAATCCGTCCGGCTTTGTGATGCCGGATTATTCCGGGCTGGGCAATAACGGACAATTGTGGGGATATACGGACCCCATTTCGGAGTGGCTGGCAGATGGGTTTAGAGGGGATGCTTTGTTGTTTGACGGGGGACAAAAAATAGATTTGCCGTTCTCGGTTTCCCAGCCGGTCAACTATACAGTCAGTTTTTGGTTCAAATCCGGCGAACAGCCCTATTGGACGGCGTTTTACTCGGAAAAACAGATGTCAGACCCCGGGGGCGGACTGGCCAAAGGGACTCAATTTCTGATTCGCGCCAACAATGGAGAACTTCAGGTCATCAGCAAAGAAAGAGATTATAATACGTTATTTTTGATAAAAGCAAACGCCGCGGGGTATCTGGACGGTAAAACGTGGCATCATCTGGCTGTGGTAGCGGACGGTGAGGCGGCGAAGGCAACCTTATACCTGGACGGGCAGGAATTTGCTTCAGCAGATTATTTCCGCAGCTCCCACAAAACCCGGACGCTGTCTGCGGCTATCGGCTACAGTTGGGCGGATGACGGATTTCTGGGGGAATGGGGAGAGCCCTATATCGATGAAGTGACGATTTGGAATGGGGCCCTTACTCCGGCGCAGATCCAGGCGCTGGCAGCTCGTTCGAATCTGAACAGCGATCAGGTGGTTGGTATGGTGGATGCGGCTGCGGTCAGCGAAGACTGGATGGAAGATACCGTTCTGGTTCCGGGAGATTTGCTGGCGGCCGAGGATATGGAAGGAACACTGGACCGCTGGAGTGTTTATGCCAGCCCCCGCTACAGCGGCACCGGTACAATCAGCCAGACGAGCAATGCGTATGCGGGTAATTCCGCCCTGCAGTGGGATTATGTGCTGCCGGCGACAACTCCGGCAGACCCGAACAACTATACGAGCATTCTTTATGATTTCGGACAGGTGAAAGATTTGTCCGGCTGTACAAAAGTGTCTCTGCGGATGTATCGGCATAAGAATAACAGCGAAGAGGATATTCTTTTCCTGAAGTTTCTCAATGAAGCTATGCAGGTCAAAGCGGAGCAGTGGATTCAAGGAATCGGAGCGACCGTCCAGCCGATCAATCATTGGACTGAATGGGCGATTGACCCGAATTCGCTCCGCGGTCCTAACGGCGTCGGCACGGCCTATGAGAAGCATTTGACGGATATCCGCTATATTCTGATTGGTGTCGGCAGCAGCGATCAGACGCAAGCCCGTTCGGGCCGAATTGACATCGATGAGTTCAAGTTTATTATCCGTGAGCCGGTTTGTTCGGCGATCCCTCTGGCGGATTTGAACAAGGACTGCAGGGTGGATTTGGATGATTTGTTTATCCTCGTCGAGGAATGGCTGCTGGGGATTCAATAA
- a CDS encoding serine hydrolase — translation MVPQSKWGYLFEAGGSFPALAWSDGRLVLELTGTEKPSVRWFDSALNETVSCQKSGRYLAYAELKLPDGRLVRRSATFYAIPPNSHPWRNDTRFVLYNRTRPWWHPWHGKPHAQVDFLDNLGLSRSAWQNNQTLIAAWAGKAFVEFLESDPYGPVLLSFLSEPERFDYLPPKARTPEIANDEIHLQLKRKILNLSEPVRKLLPPQRTQEAAIELRPGSPQEAGFSPDAPQQIRQLCQKWYEESREPFAVLLARNGVIFFHEAFGTLPDGTPMTADTPMFMASITKLMSGMLFAQFVEQGLADIDQPVGDFLPDWPTQGPKAVTFRHCFTHTTGLSGHYEFGGMHNPWLENALALAAPQLPVGEVHEYNGMGYDLAGKAMEMIAGKSAFRLMHEQLFEPLGMSHTVLDDMATCSASTPMDIARIGQLILNGGVYNGKRFFSEKTLQRFLPCPLNMYYPAVQKDWGIGMTWMPAENPDADKTGRPYLFSSRVVGHGAASSAVFRVDLENRLIIVQTRNQAGPNYDKYLTEFLKTIDQTMNR, via the coding sequence TTGGTTCCGCAAAGCAAATGGGGCTATCTTTTTGAAGCCGGCGGCTCATTCCCAGCCCTTGCGTGGTCTGACGGCCGATTGGTTCTGGAGTTGACCGGCACGGAAAAACCTTCTGTCCGCTGGTTTGACAGTGCCTTGAATGAAACAGTTTCCTGTCAAAAATCCGGCCGTTATCTGGCCTATGCCGAACTGAAACTGCCGGACGGACGCCTCGTCCGACGTTCAGCCACGTTTTATGCAATCCCGCCCAATTCTCATCCATGGAGAAACGATACCCGTTTTGTCCTTTATAATCGAACCCGTCCCTGGTGGCATCCCTGGCACGGCAAACCCCATGCTCAGGTCGATTTTCTGGACAATTTGGGCTTGTCCCGCTCCGCTTGGCAGAACAACCAGACTCTTATCGCCGCCTGGGCCGGAAAGGCCTTTGTGGAGTTCCTCGAATCCGACCCCTACGGTCCTGTTCTTTTGAGTTTTCTCTCTGAACCGGAGCGATTTGATTATCTGCCCCCCAAAGCCCGCACACCGGAAATCGCCAACGACGAAATACATCTTCAATTAAAGCGAAAAATCCTCAACCTCTCCGAGCCGGTGCGGAAACTGCTGCCCCCGCAGCGGACTCAAGAAGCGGCTATCGAACTTCGGCCCGGCTCTCCGCAGGAAGCCGGTTTCAGCCCGGACGCCCCCCAGCAGATTCGCCAGCTCTGTCAAAAATGGTACGAAGAAAGCCGCGAGCCCTTTGCCGTCCTGCTTGCCCGTAACGGAGTCATCTTCTTCCACGAGGCCTTCGGCACCCTGCCGGACGGTACCCCCATGACCGCAGATACTCCGATGTTCATGGCCTCCATCACAAAACTGATGAGCGGAATGCTTTTCGCCCAGTTTGTCGAGCAGGGTCTGGCCGACATCGACCAGCCCGTAGGGGATTTCCTGCCGGACTGGCCGACACAAGGCCCCAAAGCCGTCACCTTCCGGCACTGTTTTACCCATACAACCGGTCTGAGCGGCCATTATGAATTCGGCGGAATGCATAATCCCTGGCTCGAAAATGCGCTGGCCTTGGCCGCACCGCAGCTGCCCGTTGGAGAGGTGCACGAATACAACGGGATGGGCTATGACCTGGCCGGCAAAGCCATGGAGATGATTGCCGGCAAAAGCGCGTTTCGCCTGATGCACGAACAGCTTTTTGAGCCCCTCGGGATGAGCCATACCGTCCTTGATGATATGGCCACCTGCTCTGCCAGCACCCCGATGGACATCGCCCGCATCGGCCAGCTTATCCTCAACGGCGGCGTCTATAACGGCAAACGCTTTTTCTCCGAAAAAACCCTCCAGCGGTTTCTGCCCTGTCCTTTAAATATGTATTATCCCGCCGTCCAGAAAGACTGGGGGATTGGAATGACCTGGATGCCCGCAGAAAATCCTGATGCCGACAAAACCGGCCGGCCCTATCTGTTCAGCTCCCGTGTTGTCGGCCATGGAGCCGCCTCCTCCGCTGTTTTTCGCGTGGACCTTGAAAACCGTTTGATAATCGTGCAGACGCGAAACCAGGCCGGCCCGAATTACGACAAGTATCTGACGGAGTTTCTCAAGACAATCGATCAAACCATGAATCGATAA
- a CDS encoding hydrolase, which translates to MRNAASNLLTPSQSCLVLVDVQEKLAAVMSRREELIARCAVLLRTARALEMPVLWCEQAPRALGPTVRELRELLDGQKPFEKTAFSCCGAEGFLSRLEASGRRAAVLCGIEAHVCVFQTAADLLHRGFDVHVIADAVSSRTEENKAVGLGRISAAGAVISSTEMLLFELLRDARHERFKELAALIK; encoded by the coding sequence ATGAGAAACGCCGCTTCGAATCTTTTGACTCCCTCGCAGAGCTGTCTGGTCCTGGTGGATGTCCAGGAAAAACTGGCGGCTGTGATGAGTCGTCGGGAAGAGCTGATTGCACGATGTGCAGTGCTTTTGCGAACGGCGCGGGCTCTGGAGATGCCGGTGTTGTGGTGTGAGCAGGCACCGCGTGCCCTGGGACCGACGGTTCGGGAATTGCGGGAACTGCTGGATGGGCAGAAACCCTTTGAGAAAACGGCTTTCAGCTGCTGCGGAGCGGAGGGGTTCCTTTCGCGTCTGGAGGCGAGCGGCCGCCGTGCGGCTGTTTTGTGCGGAATAGAAGCGCATGTATGTGTCTTTCAAACCGCTGCAGACCTGCTCCATCGGGGATTCGATGTTCATGTGATTGCCGATGCAGTTTCTTCCAGAACTGAGGAAAATAAAGCCGTTGGACTCGGGCGGATTTCGGCGGCGGGGGCGGTTATCAGCTCGACGGAGATGCTGCTGTTTGAATTGCTCAGGGATGCCCGCCATGAGCGGTTTAAGGAACTGGCCGCGCTGATTAAATAA
- a CDS encoding carbohydrate binding domain-containing protein, with protein sequence MKKCLAILMVLGCIGLVQAAFVTVVDDFEGYADSAALQAAWVVNPNSNVTSETLESMLNGKCMLIQNNQSSPYYAQTKYALPGAVWQVHGVNLTYPGYYMIKMTFAVPKNDGVAPWGTLGGSGGDVFLSMFDCWGQKVFGASYPGDVTPSGTGWPNGIVWEMNFADYTVPGMNLENVMYITVGYDKTYYGPGALFVDDIVLVGIPEPASMILLSLGGLLTLRRR encoded by the coding sequence ATGAAAAAGTGTTTGGCGATTTTGATGGTTTTGGGCTGTATTGGTCTTGTTCAGGCGGCGTTTGTCACGGTTGTGGATGACTTTGAAGGATATGCCGACAGTGCAGCTTTGCAGGCGGCCTGGGTGGTCAATCCGAATTCTAATGTGACAAGCGAAACACTTGAATCGATGCTAAATGGTAAGTGTATGCTGATTCAAAACAATCAGAGCTCTCCCTATTATGCACAGACCAAGTATGCTTTGCCGGGGGCTGTATGGCAGGTTCATGGGGTTAATCTGACCTATCCGGGATATTATATGATCAAAATGACCTTTGCGGTCCCCAAAAACGATGGGGTTGCACCGTGGGGGACACTGGGCGGTTCCGGCGGCGATGTGTTCCTGAGCATGTTTGACTGCTGGGGACAGAAGGTGTTTGGGGCCAGCTATCCCGGTGATGTGACCCCCAGCGGCACAGGGTGGCCGAATGGAATAGTCTGGGAGATGAATTTTGCCGACTATACGGTTCCGGGTATGAATCTGGAGAACGTGATGTATATCACGGTTGGATATGATAAGACCTACTATGGCCCCGGAGCTCTTTTTGTCGATGACATTGTTTTGGTTGGGATTCCTGAACCCGCCTCGATGATTCTGCTGTCTTTGGGAGGGCTTCTGACGCTGCGCCGCCGGTAA
- a CDS encoding LamG-like jellyroll fold domain-containing protein, with product MFCPRVILVRLLMLCLPAAAASGAEVTFDADTVSHPFGGLGAQIWAGDNSIAPLLTSLRIRYVRLEATPNWASVSQTPPTDGLRSSFDQYVAANYGSSRLTAMQSTCQLLRQLGIAAVFNQFHYPSAWRNIWGALKPEHHQDVALLWGAQLAYLRQNGIVPEYVDLFNEPEGTWNCRVPPEQYNDVLKRVRQELNERGFESVQIVGPGLAYLDHNGGGALWVGALDETAVASLGAFATHAWDESFLQGCGPEFLRQRWQPFYAAVRAKDPLGQKPIFVTEYMTGNRIFHGVEYPSPGSAYAYSASDTVPFAVRVFENTLSLLNGGASVPFVWEAADQSWSDSSWGLQRRASDGSAKRPVYYALRILTDLVPPGAQVLSAGPQEPGIYCAAFRYDKGVVVAAVNGTETTQTRTVRLNGSQPKEWVCALSYSAEGIADGSRFLRLTEPNVVELNLPSDTALTAAFEFSPNQPQKVLEWKFEGNLADTSGWGNNATTAQGGFRFGKGRIGQALSLDGTEVLIELVNGVNLPLNADDDWSMNLWVRPDAAISIGGDYHALALAAFGTNSWSKNGNARSIGNWGWGKGISFYSTTMVPTYANVPYDAGVWQMITITYEHALWQQQGTNTTGQALKIYKNGNLIASFNPQGRYYTGGFRTADNRVSILPTIPDQAPRRFAGKLDEFSIWKGVLSPTQILGMAVRQMPAADLSGDGEVDLNDLEVLCTYWLEEGFDYAADLNDDGIVNWEDFRVWSVWRNNPETF from the coding sequence GTGTTTTGCCCCAGAGTCATCCTGGTTCGTCTGCTGATGCTTTGCCTGCCGGCTGCAGCCGCAAGCGGAGCGGAGGTGACGTTCGATGCCGATACGGTTTCGCATCCGTTCGGCGGCCTGGGGGCACAGATTTGGGCCGGTGACAATTCCATCGCGCCGCTTCTGACTTCTCTGAGGATTCGCTATGTGCGGTTGGAGGCCACGCCGAATTGGGCGTCTGTTTCTCAAACGCCGCCGACCGACGGGCTTCGCTCTTCTTTTGACCAATACGTAGCCGCCAATTACGGCTCCTCGCGGCTCACTGCCATGCAAAGCACCTGCCAGCTCCTTCGCCAGCTCGGAATTGCCGCGGTGTTCAATCAGTTTCATTATCCTTCTGCGTGGAGGAACATCTGGGGGGCTTTGAAACCGGAACATCATCAGGATGTCGCCCTCTTATGGGGGGCGCAGCTGGCGTATCTGCGCCAGAATGGAATTGTGCCGGAGTATGTGGATTTGTTCAACGAGCCGGAAGGGACGTGGAACTGCCGGGTGCCGCCGGAACAGTATAACGATGTGCTCAAGAGGGTTCGTCAGGAACTGAACGAACGGGGGTTTGAATCGGTTCAGATTGTTGGGCCGGGGCTGGCCTATCTGGACCATAACGGCGGCGGGGCTCTCTGGGTGGGGGCGCTGGATGAAACGGCCGTCGCCTCCCTGGGGGCGTTTGCAACTCATGCCTGGGATGAGTCGTTCCTGCAGGGATGCGGGCCTGAATTTCTGCGGCAGCGGTGGCAGCCGTTTTATGCGGCGGTCCGGGCCAAAGACCCGCTGGGGCAGAAGCCCATCTTTGTGACGGAGTATATGACCGGCAATCGCATTTTCCACGGGGTTGAGTATCCTTCTCCCGGTTCCGCCTATGCCTATTCAGCGTCGGACACGGTTCCGTTTGCCGTCCGGGTCTTTGAAAATACGCTTTCGCTGCTGAACGGCGGGGCATCGGTTCCGTTTGTCTGGGAGGCGGCGGACCAGAGCTGGTCGGACTCAAGCTGGGGGCTTCAGCGCCGGGCGTCGGACGGAAGCGCTAAGCGTCCTGTTTATTATGCGTTGAGGATTTTGACGGATTTGGTTCCGCCCGGTGCTCAGGTTCTGTCGGCAGGGCCGCAGGAACCGGGGATTTACTGTGCGGCATTTCGATATGACAAAGGGGTTGTTGTGGCGGCGGTGAACGGCACGGAAACCACACAAACCCGAACCGTCCGCCTGAACGGCTCCCAGCCCAAAGAATGGGTTTGTGCGCTGAGTTATTCCGCCGAAGGAATCGCCGACGGGAGCCGTTTTCTGCGTTTGACAGAGCCGAATGTGGTTGAGCTGAATCTGCCGTCTGATACGGCCCTTACAGCGGCGTTTGAATTTTCGCCGAATCAGCCGCAAAAGGTGCTGGAGTGGAAATTTGAGGGGAATCTGGCGGATACCAGCGGCTGGGGCAATAACGCGACAACGGCGCAGGGCGGATTTCGGTTTGGAAAAGGACGAATCGGACAAGCCCTGTCGCTGGACGGCACGGAGGTTCTGATAGAATTGGTGAACGGTGTGAATCTGCCGCTGAATGCGGATGATGACTGGTCGATGAATCTGTGGGTGCGTCCGGATGCGGCCATTTCAATCGGGGGCGATTATCATGCGCTGGCGCTGGCGGCCTTCGGAACGAACAGCTGGTCCAAGAACGGCAATGCCCGCAGCATCGGCAACTGGGGCTGGGGGAAAGGAATCAGTTTTTACAGCACGACAATGGTGCCGACGTACGCGAATGTTCCGTATGATGCCGGCGTCTGGCAGATGATTACGATTACTTATGAGCATGCTCTCTGGCAGCAGCAGGGGACGAATACGACGGGCCAGGCCCTGAAGATTTATAAAAACGGAAATCTCATTGCTTCGTTTAATCCGCAGGGGCGGTATTACACGGGGGGATTTCGCACGGCGGATAACCGTGTTTCGATTCTGCCGACAATCCCGGACCAGGCGCCGAGGCGGTTTGCGGGGAAACTGGATGAATTTTCAATCTGGAAAGGGGTCTTGTCGCCGACGCAGATTCTCGGGATGGCAGTGCGGCAGATGCCGGCGGCGGATTTATCAGGGGATGGGGAAGTTGATCTGAATGATTTGGAAGTGCTGTGTACCTACTGGCTTGAGGAGGGTTTCGACTATGCGGCAGACTTGAATGATGACGGAATTGTGAATTGGGAAGATTTTCGTGTGTGGAGTGTGTGGAGAAATAATCCGGAAACCTTTTAA
- a CDS encoding LacI family DNA-binding transcriptional regulator, whose amino-acid sequence MKKPSMPQLKDIASAAGVSMATASIILRNGNGRFAEETRRRVLEVAKRLGWRQNLLVQSIQTGKTRTIGVLIPPFDSYWTNVLTGIHQVLTEADYMPITLWVGDGERFADDGQGLEQIHKLVDRRVEGMLVWPDFAASYKDYFRELIERGIPLVVVDHALEDCRLADSVQTDEELGGRLVAEHLLNLGHRNIGCLTEFEKDARSWQLRRQRYFEFALRTLAPDVRYRVWHLKEEGGNAIQLAKEILQMKDRPTAIFAETDHLAYDLYLAAADLGVRIPEDLSVVGFSDLDFSRQMRPPLTTVRQNGIEVGKCAGRAIVQRIEKEVTGPAATIRVSCELIVRNSTAKPSC is encoded by the coding sequence ATGAAGAAACCATCCATGCCGCAACTGAAAGACATCGCTTCTGCCGCCGGCGTATCTATGGCGACTGCATCCATCATCCTTCGAAACGGAAACGGGCGTTTTGCGGAAGAGACTCGACGGCGGGTTCTGGAGGTGGCCAAGCGGCTCGGCTGGCGGCAGAACCTGCTGGTGCAAAGCATTCAGACCGGCAAGACCCGCACGATTGGTGTCTTGATCCCGCCCTTTGACTCGTACTGGACAAACGTTCTGACCGGAATCCATCAGGTGCTGACCGAAGCGGATTATATGCCGATTACCCTGTGGGTTGGAGATGGAGAACGGTTTGCCGATGATGGGCAGGGGCTTGAGCAGATTCACAAACTGGTGGACCGGCGTGTCGAGGGGATGCTGGTCTGGCCGGACTTTGCGGCCTCATATAAGGATTATTTCCGTGAACTGATTGAGCGGGGCATTCCGCTGGTCGTGGTGGACCATGCATTGGAGGACTGCCGGCTGGCTGATTCGGTGCAGACGGACGAGGAACTCGGCGGCCGATTGGTGGCCGAGCATCTGCTGAATCTGGGACACAGGAATATCGGCTGTCTTACGGAATTTGAGAAGGATGCCCGAAGCTGGCAGCTCCGCCGGCAGCGGTATTTTGAATTTGCGCTGCGGACGCTGGCTCCGGATGTGCGGTATCGGGTATGGCATCTGAAAGAAGAAGGAGGCAATGCGATACAGCTGGCTAAGGAAATCCTGCAGATGAAAGACCGTCCGACGGCCATTTTTGCTGAGACGGACCATTTGGCATATGATTTGTATCTGGCGGCGGCGGATTTGGGGGTTCGCATTCCCGAAGACCTGTCGGTGGTCGGCTTTTCCGATTTGGACTTTTCCCGTCAGATGCGTCCGCCGCTGACTACGGTGCGTCAGAACGGCATTGAAGTCGGCAAGTGCGCCGGCCGAGCCATCGTTCAGCGGATTGAAAAGGAGGTCACAGGTCCGGCGGCGACCATTCGGGTCAGCTGCGAACTAATCGTTCGGAATTCCACGGCAAAACCTTCTTGTTAG
- a CDS encoding type II secretion system protein, with the protein MRIRKAFTLIELLVVIAIIALLLSIIVPSLYKGRELARMAVCGTNLKSLVMAAKLWADDNNGYAVAMKWWRDPMHTHPNGQVEDNSKVSLMPYLAASTKNKGDSLVCPSAANVKFYALSEDYRTEGHEQTFTYAVNGYMVLNYNHRTPGVIDGPRYDEVGSGREYGPRTAKGGYLYWDERGSTKLSTIRNPARTTYFMDHEYYFIARWFFDPTRKPEEIQSDQRFWFQTRWHQKRPVDIYGIGMIGWVDGHVGREPKDFPEVVPNSESGRRWTMYFYGQ; encoded by the coding sequence ATGCGAATTCGAAAGGCCTTTACATTAATTGAGCTGCTGGTCGTGATAGCCATTATCGCCCTGCTGCTTTCAATTATCGTCCCATCCCTTTACAAGGGACGCGAACTGGCCCGGATGGCTGTGTGCGGGACGAATCTGAAGTCTTTGGTGATGGCGGCCAAGTTATGGGCGGATGACAACAACGGATATGCCGTAGCGATGAAGTGGTGGCGGGATCCGATGCATACACATCCCAACGGTCAGGTGGAGGACAATTCCAAGGTTTCGCTGATGCCTTATCTGGCCGCTTCGACCAAGAACAAAGGCGATTCGCTGGTTTGTCCCAGTGCTGCGAATGTCAAATTTTATGCATTGAGTGAGGATTACCGGACCGAGGGACATGAGCAGACTTTTACGTATGCCGTAAACGGGTATATGGTTCTCAACTACAATCACCGAACGCCCGGGGTTATTGACGGACCGCGTTATGATGAAGTGGGCAGCGGACGCGAATATGGTCCGCGTACGGCCAAAGGCGGTTATCTGTATTGGGATGAGAGGGGGTCCACCAAGTTGTCCACGATTCGCAATCCGGCACGGACGACCTATTTTATGGACCATGAATATTATTTCATCGCCCGCTGGTTTTTTGACCCGACTCGGAAGCCGGAAGAGATTCAGAGCGATCAGCGGTTCTGGTTTCAGACCCGGTGGCATCAGAAACGCCCCGTCGATATTTATGGAATTGGAATGATCGGATGGGTGGACGGGCATGTCGGCCGTGAGCCGAAAGACTTTCCAGAGGTTGTGCCGAACAGTGAGTCCGGACGCCGCTGGACCATGTACTTCTACGGCCAGTAG